GCCGGTGTCGATCCGCATCGTGCTCGAATCGGTGCTGCGCAACTGCGACGGCAAGAAGGTCACTGAAGAACACGTGCGCCAGCTGGCCAGCTGGGCGCCGGCCGGCGAGCGCACCGAAGAGATTCCGTTCGTGGTCGCGCGCGTTGTGCTGCAGGACTTCACCGGCGTTCCGCTGCTGGCCGACCTGGCCGCGATGCGCAACGTCGCCCACAAGATGGGCATGAACCCGAAGAACATCGAGCCGCTGGTGCCGGTCGACCTGGTGGTCGACCACTCGGTCACGATCGACCATTTCCGCGAAAAGGGCGCGCTGGACCTGAACATGAAGCTGGAATTCTCGCGCAACAACGAGCGCTACCAGTTCATGAAATGGGGCATGCAGGCCTTCGACACCTTCGGCGTCGTGCCTCCTGGCTTCGGCATCGTCCACCAGGTCAACCTGGAATATCTGGCGCGCGGCGTGCACAAGTCCGGCGACAACACCTACTACCCTGACACCCTGGTCGGCACCGACTCGCACACCACCATGATCAACGGTATCGGCGTGGTCGGCTGGGGCGTGGGCGGCATCGAAGCCGAAGCCGGCATGCTGGGCCAGCCGGTCTATTTCCTGACCCCGGACGTGATCGGCGTGAACCTGACCGGCGCGCTTCGCGAAGGCTGCACCGCGACCGACCTGGTCCTGACCATCACCGAACTGCTGCGCAAAGAGAAAGTCGTCGGCAAGTTCGTCGAGTTCTTCGGCGAAGGCACCGAGTCACTGTCGCTGACCGACCGCGCCACCATCGCCAACATGGCGCCTGAATACGGCGCGACGATGGGCTTCTTCCCTGTGGACGACGCCACCGTCGAATACTTCGAAGGCACCGGCCGCACCGCCGACGAAATCACCGCGTTCCAGAACTACTACAAGGCGCAGGGCATGTACGGCATCCCGAAGGCCGGCGAGATCGACTACACCCGCGTCGTCACGCTCGACCTGGCAACCGTCACCCCGTCGCTGGCAGGCCCGAAGCGTCCTCAGGACCGTATCGAACTGGGCAACGTCAAGGCCAACTTCGCCGACCTGTTCTCCAAGCCGACCACCGAAAACGGTTTCAACAAGCTGGCCGACGACCTGACCAACGTCTACACCACCAGCAATGGCGTGCACGTGAAGAACGGCGACGTGCTGATCGCCGCGATCACCTCGTGCACCAACACCTCGAACCCGAGCGTGATGCTGGCCGCCGGCCTGCTGGCCAAGAAGGCCGTCGAAGCGGGCCTGACCGTCGCGCCGCACATCAAGACCTCGCTGGCTCCCGGCTCGCGCGTCGTCACCGAGTACCTGACCGCCGCCGGCCTGCTGCCGTACATGGAAAAGCTGGGCTTCGGTGTGACCGCCTACGGCTGCACCACCTGCATCGGCAACGCCGGCGACCTGACGCCTGAAATGAACCAGACCATCACCGACAACGACATCGTCGCGTCGGCGGTCCTGTCGGGCAACCGCAACTTCGAAGCGCGGATCCATCCGAACATCCGCTCGAACTTCCTCGCTTCGCCACCGCTGGTCGTCGCCTACGCAATCGCCGGCAACATGACGATCGACCTGATGACTCAGCCGGTCGGCAAGAACGCCGATGGCCGCGACGTCTACCTGGGCGACATCTGGCCGACCTCGCAGGAAGTGGCCGCGATGATGAAGTTCGCGATGAACGCATCGACCTTCAAGGCCAACTACTCCGACGTCAAGAACGCGCCGGGCAAGCTGTGGGAGAAAGTCACGACCGTGTCCGGCCAGGTCTACAACTGGCCCGAGTCCACCTACATCGCCGAGCCGCCGTTCTTCGCCGACTTCGATATGACCCCGAAAGCCGCCGCCACCGGCATCACCGGCGCGCGCGCGCTGGGCGTGTTCGGCGACTCGATCACCACCGACCACATCTCCCCGGCCGGCTCGATCCAGGAAAACGGCCCAGCGGGCAAATGGCTCAAGGCCAACGGCGTGATGAAGGCCGACTTCAACTCGTACGGCTCGCGCCGCGGCAACCACGAGATCATGATGCGCGGTACGTTTGCCAACGTGCGCATCAAGAACCGCATGATCCCGGCCAAGGCCGACGGCTCCGCGGTCGAAGGCGGCATCACGATCCACCAGCCGAGCGGCGAACAGATGTCGATCTACGACGCGGCGATGAAGTACATCGACGACGGCGTGCCGACGATGGTGTTCGGCGGCGAAGAGTACGGCACCGGCTCGTCGCGCGACTGGGCGGCCAAGGGCACCCAGCTGCTGGGCGTGAAGGCAGTGATCACCCGTTCGTTCGAGCGCATCCACCGTTCCAACCTGGTCGGCATGGGCGTGCTGCCGCTGCAGTTCATCGGCGACGACAGCGTGCAGACGCTGGGCATCACCGGCAACGAGACGTTCGACCTGAAGGGCCTGGAAGGCGAGATCAAGCCGCAGCAACTGGCGACGCTGGTGATCCACCGCGCCAACGGCGAGACCACCGAAGCGAAGGTGCTGCTGCGTATCGACACCCCGATCGAAGTGGACTACTACAAGCATGGCGGCATTCTGCCGTTCGTCCTGCGCCAGCTGCTGGCCGCGTAAGCAAGCCGCGTCGCACATGAAAAACGCCGGATTCGTCCGGCGTTTTTTTCTTGGGCGCCAGCTTTCTTTCCTACGCGAACCACTGATTCTAAAGGGAGGGATTGTCGAAATCCTTTACAGCGATCGCGCCATTGCTTTGCCCTTCCATGAGCGCCAGAGCCAGTTTGGTTCCCGGCACAATGTTTGCTTGTTAAATCCTCCGTTTCGCTCTTCTCGTTGAACAACGCTATGAACAACAAATTCACAGGAGAATACTATGGAGAAAAAAAATCCCCCGACTAGGCTCAAGCAGGGGAAAATCATCCTGTCGGCCTTCCTCGGCTGCTTGTGCGCCCTGCAGGGAAGTCCTGCGACCGCCGGGATTGCCTACACGGGACTCAACGCTTCCGAATATTATTTCCAGGATTCTGCCGCCAGCCTCCAGTTCACGCAGGCCAGCATTTCCTTTTCCATGGCAAGCCAGGCGCAAACGGATTTCGACAGCGTCACCCTGACGACCCCACTCGGCGCGGCAACCTCATATGCCTATCGGCCGCGCCTCGTTTCGAACGGGACATA
This window of the Massilia sp. R2A-15 genome carries:
- the acnA gene encoding aconitate hydratase AcnA, encoding MSRNTLNTLKEFKLSAGKKGQFYSLPALEKSLGVNISRLPVSIRIVLESVLRNCDGKKVTEEHVRQLASWAPAGERTEEIPFVVARVVLQDFTGVPLLADLAAMRNVAHKMGMNPKNIEPLVPVDLVVDHSVTIDHFREKGALDLNMKLEFSRNNERYQFMKWGMQAFDTFGVVPPGFGIVHQVNLEYLARGVHKSGDNTYYPDTLVGTDSHTTMINGIGVVGWGVGGIEAEAGMLGQPVYFLTPDVIGVNLTGALREGCTATDLVLTITELLRKEKVVGKFVEFFGEGTESLSLTDRATIANMAPEYGATMGFFPVDDATVEYFEGTGRTADEITAFQNYYKAQGMYGIPKAGEIDYTRVVTLDLATVTPSLAGPKRPQDRIELGNVKANFADLFSKPTTENGFNKLADDLTNVYTTSNGVHVKNGDVLIAAITSCTNTSNPSVMLAAGLLAKKAVEAGLTVAPHIKTSLAPGSRVVTEYLTAAGLLPYMEKLGFGVTAYGCTTCIGNAGDLTPEMNQTITDNDIVASAVLSGNRNFEARIHPNIRSNFLASPPLVVAYAIAGNMTIDLMTQPVGKNADGRDVYLGDIWPTSQEVAAMMKFAMNASTFKANYSDVKNAPGKLWEKVTTVSGQVYNWPESTYIAEPPFFADFDMTPKAAATGITGARALGVFGDSITTDHISPAGSIQENGPAGKWLKANGVMKADFNSYGSRRGNHEIMMRGTFANVRIKNRMIPAKADGSAVEGGITIHQPSGEQMSIYDAAMKYIDDGVPTMVFGGEEYGTGSSRDWAAKGTQLLGVKAVITRSFERIHRSNLVGMGVLPLQFIGDDSVQTLGITGNETFDLKGLEGEIKPQQLATLVIHRANGETTEAKVLLRIDTPIEVDYYKHGGILPFVLRQLLAA